The sequence below is a genomic window from Cicer arietinum cultivar CDC Frontier isolate Library 1 chromosome 6, Cicar.CDCFrontier_v2.0, whole genome shotgun sequence.
AGCAAATACACTAATCCGATGCCTTTGACACTACTCTATAAAACAATATTGAAactaattaaacaaataatttagaAAAGAATAGTGTTACATATAAAAATTGTTTCTCTTCATATTTCACCAAATTCTCTCTTGACAAAAACATCTTATCAGAGTATAGTTTTCAAATGAAGCAATTTCTCTCCTTATTCTTAGCCCATAACTaaagtatatatatagtatagtttattaacttaatttaattatgtgtgcattatatataataatataatgtaatgcctcaatattaatatatagtaTTTTGTTCGTCTCCTTCAATTTAATTTTCTAGCCTGTCCACCACTTGAATCAAGGAATATTGAAATTAGGAGCACCTTCAAGAACAGGAAAATGATTAATCACTTGAGCATTAGTATCTCTATGTTGATTTCCTTGAtcaaaagaaatgaaatttgaacGATAGTAGTCAAGAAATCCATTAGTACTATTTTTACCATTAATTACCACTTGATTCCCATTTTGACCCTTGATAGTTTTTTCAGAAACAGAGTCTTTAATCAATGAACCACCACCACATTGTCTTGGTTGTGTTTGATAGAAAACTTTGGAAACAACTAACTCTCCTTCTTTCTCTTCTTCATTACTACCAAGATGGTATTGATGCATCACCCAATTTGTTTTCTCTGGCTTTCTTAGTTTTCCATAGTTAGTGTAAAGTACGAGGATCTTTTTGTAGCCTTTTAACTTGGAATTGTTGTAGACTGGTCTTGTTTTACCTGTTTTGTGCCAACGTGTTTCGCTACCATCTTCATCTGAATgtacttttcttctttttcttgttcCTGTTGTGTATGCTTTCGAAGGTCGGTGAAAGAAATGACGGATCAGACCATCTTTGCTAACTCCTGCACAGATTTTTAATGCCATTTtcatacttttaaaatattgtaacaaCTTATTAGCTCTTGTAAGGTCCTAAACTTATATATAAGTTTTACTAACAATAATGTAACCGAATGCAAGAgttgattataaatatttttaatttaaggaTCTATATGAAAACATCTAAATAGTTAAAAACAAGTGAAAATTAAATGTAAACTAGTTGGAGTTATTGGAGTCATAAATTAAGacacataaaataaatgtaCCTGGCAATTTTTCTGGATGAGTATAGCAAATTCCATTCTCTCCTTCAAGAGTAGGTATGAACTCATCAATTAGAGGATGAAGCTTATGAATATCAGACCGCACCTTCGCTTCCAAATGTTCAAGTATCTCTTGATCTGTTGGATCAAACTTCACTCCAGCAGGCAATCCAGGTAAGTCATTAATTCCACCACCCTAATTAGTTATAATTCATTCGTACCACAAATATGTCATTAAATTTGACTTGACTTATtgaataaagaaggagaaagaaaaagagTAGTAATGATCAATATTTATTGACAAAATTCTACAAAAGATTTTGAATTAAGAACCTGATCTTGGCATTTGATATGATGACCACATGTGAGACATGTTCTAATTAAGCTATCCGTTCGTCCCTCCAGTGTTACACTATGATCATTGTTTTGAATGTCACTGCATAGAGTCATTTCTTCACTCATTCCatttatagatatatatatctCTTCTTTTCTATGTTTCCTCTTCTTTTGctatacaaaacaaaaaatggaaAACAAACTAAAAGAGACAGAGAGAACGGTTGAGTTAAGAGACGAATTTTTAAAGTAgttacaataattaattaagaaaaggAAAACTTGTCTCTTCAATAAAGATTAATGCCCCCTCATGCAACTACTTGTTgatgtgtgggaaggaattaaATTCTCTTCCTCACTTTTTTGGTGCATGAGTATATATTGCACTTAACaagaaaaagagaagagagGTACCTAAAAATCTAAATAGAGAATGCTACTATTAATTAACAATCAGAATTGGGTTGGTTGTATACAGGAATATGagaataaaaaattgtgattgctTTGATCTCAAGTTTAGTTCTACTTTGTATGCTATAGTATGAAAAACTTGTAGAAGAATAAATGCAGGGTTTTTATTCTCCTTTGTTACAAGATGTGTGTTTTTGTTCAATTTACTCTTACACTAAAGGTAGCTCTATATAATGAAAATTCTTATATAAATCAGGCTTAAAATTGGgggaaaaataatttaaatatgaatatagaAAGTTGAGTGGGAATGGGGCAATCTAATGTATAAGCACCAAGAGTAAGATTTTAGGTCCAATGTCACATTGGAGTGTAgataaagaaatatttatatatattagaaaatTATATTGTATAAGAAGAAAATTGAAGTGAACATTTTTAGCCAACAATAAAATTCCATTCCTTCACGTAGACTTCTCATGCATACCAAGAAATGCATTTTATCTAAATTTCTTGATCAAGTCTTTTGGTGACTTAGACAGTCTTAATACTCAATGTTGTCAATGGTTGTAAGCATACTATATGTAGCCATATGGCAAAAGCAAACGTGATTGTGTGTTAAGAGATTATAACATATACtagaaattaaatgttttataataagtttcaaCTTAATTTGTCACTGGAATTTTTACTTTATCTAGTTCATTAGATACGATTTGATTTGTCTAATATGGGCAAGACaggttttatataaattaattaattaatttagttaagATTGGAAGTAGTGTCCCTATGTTGGTTTGTTTGTGTGTTCGGTACCAACTCATTTGCTCAATTTGCCCCTCTAAAAAAATCAAGTCTTTCTTATTCTTTCCTCACATAACATCCACAAAATGATACTATAAATTAAACAAGTATCCATAGGGTGTATATGGGCATGGGTCGACCTGCCAATCTGATTTAACTCAACCGTTGAAATTCACTTCGGATAATGAGTTCAATAATTTGAACCCATTGACTCGATAactagttataatttttttttaaaattttatttgacagTCCAATAAGGTTTCCTTACTCTTTAGATTTTAAGCACGCCATccaccttcttcttcttttgtttcaTATTTGCGCCACCTTCTTTTTTGACAGTCCAATAAGGTTTCCTGAAGTCGCGCTGCTATCCACCTTCTTTTTTTGTTCCACATGTGCTCATAActgatatttatttaaatgttacaTTTTGTTATAGTTTTGCATAATGAATGTATAAACTGAAAACTTATGCTTATGATGAATttcgtttaaattttttacatttgttaaatacaaaattttgagttaaatactatttatgAGCAAAAATGATACTTATGCAAAATGTTATActtaatttagtttaattttttttacatttaaatctattaaatactttttataGTATTGTATTTGACAATAGTAAGTAgtctaaaaataaacaaatgaagaactactattaaaaaaattatagtagcTTAGTAAACAAAAATGGTTGATGAGTTATGTGTAATGATGAAAGTAATGTGGTGGACCAAATAGCAGCGCTTGCTAATTGTTTGCTCTTACTTTTTCATTtacctttgaatttttttaactatattatatttgagacaaatgaaataaatacaagaaGCTCCTAATCAATTTGCTCCATAAGCACAAGATTTAGGTCTCTCATCATGGTTGCCAACTCAAAAAAACGAGGTAACCAAAATAAAACTTAACTTAACTCAAAGATAATTGATTGGGTCGGGTATCAAATTAATTCTCTCAGCAGTGTTAGTTGTTTCAtgtatattttacttatttattatttcttcttctttatctccttacttttattattgatatttatttttgcaTATTTTCAATTGTTCCCTTCCATAAATTGAGAAACTTGTTAAGTGTTTGGACTTGAAGTTGACATTGCTTAGAATTGatgaattttcatattttaatgatttacaatggttgaatttatttatgtctTTAAAGATcgttggatttttttttttgtgagagTTTGTTGGCTTTTTTAATGAATCAAATGATGTGAtcgaaattttatagtttttgatacatttaagtattaaatatattttcatttaataaatttttctgtaaaataaaaatatgttattatttatgtataactTGTCAACCCAACCCAACTCAACTCATTCTTGATCGGATCGACTTTGTTGTTAAATGACAAAACTACGGGTTTAAGACTTAATCCAACTCAACGATAATCGATTGAGTCAGATATCGCATTTTGTCCGTACCAGCCTAACCCAACCCGGATACACCCTAAATATGCATGTTATAAatctaataaaaacaaataaccgtaaaaaaaaaacataaaaataacaaacaatataTCTTCTTACAATGTAACCATCTTTTCcctcttttatttattgttttactcGTAACCCATTTCTTGTCATAAATAACAACAATTAGTTTTATAGAAGTTACTAATatgttttaactaaataaattgGGTGAGGTAACAAACGTAAAACGATAAAGATAATATATGTAAAGAACCAAATTAGGAAAACCTtaacaaaaaacaaacaatttgaaCTCAACTTACCTTTGCTATTTGTCACATATATATTGTTTCcactttcttttttatatatctaTGAATTTATACATGCATGTTCTTAAGGCCAAATCATCAATTAGTTTCAAGAATCTGAAAacagattttttaattaagaaattaaaaaaagaaattaatttttttggtcaTGGATATTCATGTGGATACTCAACAACCCCTTTTGGAAAACTCACCCCAAAAAATTCCGAAAACAACAACACAAAAGACAATAAGAAAAACATTCAAAGGAACAGCCTATTTAGCCAACCTTCTTCCAACGGGAACCGTTCTAATATTCCAAACACTATCACCAGCTTTGACACACAAAGGCCAATGTCACACGATAACAAGCAAAATCATGACTATAGGTTTATTAACATTTTGTAGCATCTCATGTTTTCTTCTATCGTTCACCGATAGCATAAGGGATGAAAGGGGAAAAGTCAGATATGGTGTGGCAACGTTGAATGGTATTTGGGTTATGGATGGATCAATTAAGCTTCAAGGTGAAGAAGCAAATAAATATAAGCTAAGGTTCCTTGATTTGTTTCATGCATGTGGTTCTATATTGGTTTTTGGTGCTATTGCACTTTTTGATCAAAGTGTAGTCACATGTTTGGCTCCAAATCCTTCTGAGGAGGCCAAAGAGCTTTTGGCAGTAGTGCCTATTGGGATTGGAATTTTGTGTAGTGTTCTATTTCTCGCATTTCCTACCCAAAGACATGGGATTGGCTTCCCTCTTTCAAGAAATTAGAATTTTCCTTCAtcttcttaatttatttattaatctatATGACAATTTAATGCGGGTTATGGTTAGCTCTTGTCAGTCAATCTGTTGTCATACAAAcactatcttttttttatttttaaagtgatatatctattttttgttattttatttttgaagaaattttGTGTAGATCcataacttttatttaaaagGGAGAATTAAGGTATTGAATGTGAAATTTCAAGAAAGATATTATAATTATCCTAAGGTACTCAACAATATGTAATATTGAATAACATtgtaagaaaagaaaaagaagcaaAACAACAAATGactatctataaaaaaaaagacaaacaaTAGAAGAAAGATAATATGTTGACACCAGATGTCAAACTAAATATAGTTATAtatctcaaataattttatataaaatacatatctTATAAATCGGACCGCTGAGCTgaattatgttatattttaaataccaTATTATGTACTAAAATAAGATGATCTAacaatgtatcaaataaatttagaatatacggaatttatgtatatttaatttatttaagaaaaacttttttatttatagataagATAATATGAACTGAAACATATTATTTATAGATAAGATAATATGAACTGAAACATAATATTGAAATTAACGATATCCACATTTACTAACTGCGAGGTCCCCGAAAAATTTACCGGCATACATAAGCCTAAAGTCCACGCGCGGGGTAAGGGCGGTGGGCATGGTACGAAAGACGAGTCCTGAAACGAGACTGTCAGTGGCCAACCATGAACGAACACGAACAATTGAAACGAAACGAACGGGTTATGATCAAAGTATCACGCTCAAAAGCCCAACAACAACCCACCCAAAAATACAATAAGAAAGCTAGAGATACACAATCAACCACAAAAACGTACACTAATTTGTGAATCAATCAAATACTATTCCTTACCTCATTTCATTTCAACAATTCAATTCAACTAATTCCAAACTGACATCATATCATTCAcaacaatttattattatattcctTTTTCTTCCTGAGCATTTATATATCGAACTAATATATTATTACGATAAACTCAAAATTcgaaaaagttgaaaaatacAATTCTGATGGCAGCGATTGGGGAATGCACCACTGTTGCTTCCTTTGTTCGTAGTTTCTCTTTCATTAATCATAGATCATACAATTACAAAagcttttttcttttattattattattattattattattattcttattctCATCGTTCATTTTGCATTCTCattcttcttcatcttttttTCCTCCATAATAATAATCTCCACCAACTATACTATTACTTAATTGTTTTTGCTATTCCCCAAAATCTAACCACACATCTCAATCACACATCCTTCTCACAAATTAAGACTTAAAATGTTCTTCATTTCCCgtttagagagagagagtttcTTGCTGAAATGTTAGAGAGAGAAACTCGAAATTCAAACTTTTAGTCACTCTAAAATCTCTTCTTCTTCGTTTGTTTTTGGTTTCTGTGTTGTTTCTGAGTGTGAATTTTTGGGAGCAAGTGTTATTGTTCCTTAGGGTTCAATTTGTTAGGGTTTTGAGCTTGATCTTCGGCTATGGAGAACTGTTCAGAAgtagagaagaagaagaagccccCGGAAGAGGAGAACAAGGTCAAGCGCAAAATGAAAACTGCTTCACAGTTGGAGATTCTGGAAAAAGCATATGCAGGTAAGTGAAAAAAGTTTCAGCTATTTTTAGAAACATTTCTGATTTGTGAATTTGAGCTGAAAATGTGAATTTTAGTTTTTCTGGGGTTTTGCTTTTTTTGCTTCAGCTGAGCCTTACCCTTCTGAGGAGTTCCGAGTTGAGCTATGTGTCAAGTTGGGTTTATCTGATCGTCAATTGCAGATGTGGTTCTGTCACCGCAGACTAAAGGATAGGAAGGCTGTTAAGACGGCTGCATCGATTTCGGCACCAACCGTGGAAGGTGTTGAGCAAATAGAAATTGCGGATGTTAGGCATGATCATGGTTTGGTTTCTGTTTTGAAGCTAATTGATCACGACGACTTGCGGCGAGTTGTGCCGCAGCATGGGATGATGGCATATCCTAGGATGGGAGCTGGATTGCATGCAATGGATAGCAGCAGCAGTTTCCATGAACCTCAACTGACCATACTGGAGCTGCGAGCTATTGCATTTGTGGAAAGACAGTTGGGGGAGGCATTAAGAGAGGATGGACCCATTCTTGGGATGGAGTTTGATTCCTTGCCGCCGGGTGCATTTGGCGCGCCATTAGGTAAACTTTGTTTTCTTTTCATTGCAGTTCACTTTCCTAAACTTTTTCATGCCTTATGCAAATGACTCATATAGCAAAATGGTGGGAagggaaaaataaataacatggtaGACCCTGTGTGTACTTTGTTTTCTTTTCATTGCAGTTCACTTTCCTAAACTTTTTCATGCCTTATGCAAATGACTCATATAGCAAAATGGTGGGAagggaaaaataaataacatggtaGACCCTGTGTGTACTTTGTTTTCTTTTCATTGCAGTTCACTTTCCTAAACTTTTTCATGCCTTATGCAAATGACTCATATAGCAAAATGGTGGGAagggaaaaataaataacatggtagaccctgtgtgtgtgtgtgtatatatataggcttatataacgttttagtccttattagttattatatatgttgaagttgtgggattttagataaaagaaggagataaaataataaaggtttgaatattattaataatagttttatgctaacttgattacaaaagactcaatagtaatatctatttatagagaaacatagacttaatcataaagtaaaaacaaatcataataataatgagtgatattctaagatatagcttgttacaagaaaacaatattttgctcagcaaaataataaaaagaatggaAAGACAACTTAGGGATGCAAGTGAAGTcagagagaattgctataattACAGCCTAGTTAGATAGCTGAAATGATCATCACTCtaagagaaattcatggcaaacaattgaacaaagcaaggtcCATTCTTCTCAAAACTACATTTGAAAGCTTCAAACGAATAATATCAGAGACTTAATATTTAAACTTGGATCTGCTTCAAGAAGAGAGAGGCATGCTTCagggagagaaaggcaagggTAGTTCATTTGCGACAAAGATGAGACCAGTGCATTTGGGACAAATTGCCAAACTAAAGtgtgagtcatgaaaataaaagacactGTCAGAATAACCATCGATGAAAAAAGAAGttatcactaatatgattcatttgTGGTAAAAGGGACACCACCAAAGTGATCGTTGGTGGGAATAGAAGCCACTTTTACAATctagtaagaactaaattgcacGACAAACATCGAAGAAGAGATAGTGCGACTCTAACGAAACAAAACTATGATCGATCAACGGAGTGAGAAAATGTGTCCAAAATAGGAGATCTGAAACCGCGAGGACCGAAATAGACCGACCAAGCAGTAACCGGAGCAGCGTTGGGACACGCCGTCACGCGCTGTGAAGAGCGGCGATACGTGGCTCTGACGTGCGGTGGACGGTGAGACGCGGGCGATGGCTTTCGGCAATGCGCTTTGAGGTGTGGGCTGATCTGGAAGAGGTGAAGCTGATGGAGTGGTCTTTTGACGGAAACAATGACGATGGCAATAGCGAACTGAACAAAAAACAAGTGAAACCGGTGTCGGattgttcaaggaggatcgaaataggctctagataccatgtcgAAGTTATGGGATTTTAGAtagaaggaggagagaaaataaatagggtttgaatattattgataatagctttatgtTAACTTGATTACTAAatactcaatactaatctctatttatagagaaacatagattCAATCAtcaggaacaaatcataataatgagagatattataaaatatttctatgattataaattgatcatagaaaataattcaagatactttaatataatataatagatattataagatattttctaatattctaacaataaaCATCTTTTCTGGTTTAGTACgtcaaaaaaattcttgtcGATTTGAATCCATACAACATAGGAAATTGGCTTTTGatcttgttttgatttttagtccctataataCTTGTCTATGTTAATTTTAGTTCATATTCTAGCCTAGggactaaaataatattaatatagtaTGCACACCGCAGGGATTAATTTCAGAACAAATATTAAAGGGATTCTGGCCAAAACGACGAGGACCAAAAGGTAGTGTTTCCTATGTTTCATGAGTACAACATGGCAAGAGTTTTTAATAGGGACTAAAGCCAAAATTGTTGAATAAGGACTGTATCAGG
It includes:
- the NAC53 gene encoding NAC domain-containing protein 73 isoform X2; amino-acid sequence: MSEEMTLCSDIQNNDHSVTLEGRTDSLIRTCLTCGHHIKCQDQGGGINDLPGLPAGVKFDPTDQEILEHLEAKVRSDIHKLHPLIDEFIPTLEGENGICYTHPEKLPGVSKDGLIRHFFHRPSKAYTTGTRKRRKVHSDEDGSETRWHKTGKTRPVYNNSKLKGYKKILVLYTNYGKLRKPEKTNWVMHQYHLGSNEEEKEGELVVSKVFYQTQPRQCGGGSLIKDSVSEKTIKGQNGNQVVINGAPNFNIP
- the NAC53 gene encoding NAC domain-containing protein 73 isoform X1 → MSEEMTLCSDIQNNDHSVTLEGRTDSLIRTCLTCGHHIKCQDQGGGINDLPGLPAGVKFDPTDQEILEHLEAKVRSDIHKLHPLIDEFIPTLEGENGICYTHPEKLPGVSKDGLIRHFFHRPSKAYTTGTRKRRKVHSDEDGSETRWHKTGKTRPVYNNSKLKGYKKILVLYTNYGKLRKPEKTNWVMHQYHLGSNEEEKEGELVVSKVFYQTQPRQCGGGSLIKDSVSEKTIKGQNGNQVVINGKNSTNGFLDYYRSNFISFDQGNQHRDTNAQVINHFPVLEGAPNFNIP
- the LOC101497875 gene encoding protein DMP7-like, with product MDIHVDTQQPLLENSPQKIPKTTTQKTIRKTFKGTAYLANLLPTGTVLIFQTLSPALTHKGQCHTITSKIMTIGLLTFCSISCFLLSFTDSIRDERGKVRYGVATLNGIWVMDGSIKLQGEEANKYKLRFLDLFHACGSILVFGAIALFDQSVVTCLAPNPSEEAKELLAVVPIGIGILCSVLFLAFPTQRHGIGFPLSRN